The Vibrio penaeicida sequence GTTTATCTCAAAAATCTTTCCTTCACGCTCTAGTTTGTTATCGCCATTTAACGTCCAGCCATGATCTGTTAATAGGCTTTTTGCCGTATCTAGATTTCGAGCGCTCACACCGTAGTTACCCATGTGCCAAACACCTAAAGCGGGTGAAAACAACTGGTAAGCTTCAGACCCAGGCAAACGAAGCACATGATCAGCGATGCCTTTCCTATCCAACGCTAAACTTATTGCCTTGCGAATATCGGAGTGATTAAGGAATGGATGTTCATTATTAAGTTTTATCAATACCGTGCGCGGCATAGAGATAACGTGTGTTTTTAAATTGTCAGAGGCATTTAAACTCTCCAAGCTCAGTGGATCCAATGTGTACACTAAATCCGCTTGGCCCGATTGCGCCAACAATGCTCGACTCTCTGAGCGATGACCCGCTAAGTAACTCACTTGGGCAATCTTAGGTTGAACACCACGATAATTTTCGTTGGTGCTGACCAATGCTTTGTGTGGTGGCACCAAGTTTTCGATTTTATAGGGACCCGTACCATGTAAGTGGGTCACTTCGTTCGCGGCATTAAATGATTTCTTCGAAACAATAGAGGTCGAGTAGTGTGCAAGAACCGACAACATAGGAACAAAGGGGTTCGACAGACTGATCACAACACTGTTATCTTGAGCGCGAATGGATTCAATCGGGGCTCTTTTAATAACCCCTGGTCTCGACATGGCTTGTTTCAAAGAAAACACAACAGCATCGGCATTGAGCGGGGAACCATCGTGAAACGTGACATCATCACGAATTTTAAATGTCCAGGTTAACCGATCGTCACTTTGCTCCCAGCTTTCCGCCAGCAACGGCACCAATTCTGACTGCTCGTTAATTGCCACTAGCGCTTCAACGACTTGTAATCGGGAAAACAAAAAACCATCTTTTGCTAAGTCTTGGCTACTGAACTCAAATGGACCTGAAATAGTAAGTGTTTGTGGTTCGTCTTTTTTGTCCAACGAAAAATACGCGAGCAGACCAAGTCCAACCAACAAAAATAGGGCGAGCTTTTTCAATTTAAATCTTCCTGATACGTTATAACATTCGGGTTGCTATTGAATCGTAATTTGATTGCTCTGTCTATCTGCAACTATGAGATTTATCAAAAGAAGAAAACGGAGAGCAGAATTGCTTTGAGAGCGCGCAAGTATTCGATATTCTTATACTCTTAACGATGAAAGATTTTTGGAGAACAACAATGTCAAACGGACGCATTCTACACACCATGATTCGTGTTGGTGATCTTGACCGCTCAATTGAGTTTTACACCAAAGTTTTAGGCATGAAGCTTCTGCGCACCAATGAAAATGAGAAATACAAATATACACTCGCCTTTTTGGGATATTCAGACGAATCTGAAGGCGCCGTGATAGAACTAACGTATAACTGGGGCACAACCGAATATGACCTAGGTACAGCATTT is a genomic window containing:
- a CDS encoding ABC transporter substrate-binding protein, which codes for MKKLALFLLVGLGLLAYFSLDKKDEPQTLTISGPFEFSSQDLAKDGFLFSRLQVVEALVAINEQSELVPLLAESWEQSDDRLTWTFKIRDDVTFHDGSPLNADAVVFSLKQAMSRPGVIKRAPIESIRAQDNSVVISLSNPFVPMLSVLAHYSTSIVSKKSFNAANEVTHLHGTGPYKIENLVPPHKALVSTNENYRGVQPKIAQVSYLAGHRSESRALLAQSGQADLVYTLDPLSLESLNASDNLKTHVISMPRTVLIKLNNEHPFLNHSDIRKAISLALDRKGIADHVLRLPGSEAYQLFSPALGVWHMGNYGVSARNLDTAKSLLTDHGWTLNGDNKLEREGKIFEINLTTYSDRPELPLIATAIQAQLSDVGISVDISIDNSSAIPSKHHDGTLEMALVARNFGTLADPLALLLNDFASHKGSDWGPTNWSSSEFTRLLNRLSVQDNETEYRNLIPEASKLLADEMPLIPISYYQQIIAVNQRVQNFSFDPFEINYRVAEMELND
- the gloA gene encoding lactoylglutathione lyase; the protein is MSNGRILHTMIRVGDLDRSIEFYTKVLGMKLLRTNENEKYKYTLAFLGYSDESEGAVIELTYNWGTTEYDLGTAFGHVALGFDDIYQTCDAIREAGGNITREPGPVKGGTTHIAFVKDPDGYMIELIQNKSASAGLKG